GATGGAAGCGGAAACGCTTCCGGAAAGCGCGCCGCCGAGCGTGCCCGTCATCAGTTCGGCACCGGAGAACCCCTTCGCCATGGCCTCGGCCCCCACGTCTCCGGCAAACCTCGAGCCGACGCCCCCGCCGCTGATGGCAAGCGCGCCGACGCCCGCGCCCCCGGTTCCCCCCGCGCCCGCGCAAGCCTTCCCCCCGACCATCAGCGCGTACCCGCCGGCCACATCCGTCGCGCCTTCCGTCGCACCGCCAGCCCTGAAGCTCGACGACGACGAGATCAAGATGCGCAACCCTGGGCGCACGGCTCTCATCGTGATGCTCGTGATTCTGGCGCTGCTCGCCATCGGCATCGCGATCGCGTTGTATCTGAATCACAGTGCTTCGCGAGCCGGCACGCTGCGCGCCGAGACGTCGACGGGCCCCGCACGGGAGAGCCATCCGCCGCTGCCGAAGACCGCCGCGTCGGCACTGACTCGAGCGGCTGCAGTCGCGACCGCGTCAGCCGCACCGGCTCCGGCGCTCGAGCGAGGCACGTGCGTCGCGTCGTTCTTCGAAGCGGGGACCCTCAGCGGCGACGAGGACTTCGATTTTCTCTGCCGCAACGACGACTTCCGCGGGATCAACTCGCAACTGCACCGACGCTTGGTCGTGGCAGGAGCGGGCAAGGTCACGCCGGGAATGCGCGAGTGGTCGACGCTTGCGTGGTTCGAACTGACCGCAACTGCAGTGGTGCGCACGGCTTGCTGTCCGTCCGGCGCCCGTAGCCTCGACCTGCCGCAAACCGCCGCCGGCTGCGACCAGCTGAAGGACGTGTTGCCCGAGGTTGCGAAATTGCCAGTGCGCACTGGCGAAGTCGAGGCGCGTGCGACGCGCTTCGAGCAGGCGGTGGTTTGCCTCTTTGCCAAAGGCATCCCGCGTCCCTACAAATACTCCGCGCGCCCCACGGGACACGCCCGACTGCAGTTCCAGGGCTTCTTGTCCCGCGCGGCAGCACGCAGCTGATCGCGTCACAATCGGCAGGGCCGAGGCCGCGCAGGCCGCAGCGCTGCGTTCCGTAGGCGTGGCGTTTTCCAGGTGCAGCGAGTTGTGGCAGCCCGCCCCGGGCACTACGCTCCCGGCGATGAGTGACGACCTTTCGAACCGACGCGTATTCGCCAACCGCACGCTGAACATGCGTTCGATCCGCGCTGTCGGCTTCGACATGGACTACACCCTGGTCCACTACAAGGTGCAGGTTTGGGAGCAGCGAGCGTACGCGCACGCCCGTGACATCCTCGCCGCACGCGGCCTGCCTGTGGCAGGCTTGGAGTTCGACCCCGATTTGTGCACGGTTGGATTGGTGCTCGATCTCGAGCGCGGCAACCTGGTCAAAGCCAGTCGCTTCGGCTACGTGACGCGCGCGTTTCACGGCACGCGACCCATGTCCTTCGCGGACCAGCGCTCCTGCTACGCCGGAAGCTACGTGGACTTGCGCGAGCCGCGCTGGATGTTCCTGAACACGCTGTTCTCGCTCTCCGAAGCCACCTTGTACGCGCAGTGTGTCGACCTCCTCGACGCAGGCCGTCTGGATGGCGCCCTCGGCTACGAAGCGCTGTACCGCGTCGTGCGCGACGCGGTGGATCGCACCCACATGGAGGATGCCATCAAAGCGGAGATCGCCAAGGATCCAGCACCCTTCATCGAGCCGGACCCTCTGCTCGTGCCCACCCTCTTGGACCTCAAGGACGCCGGCAAGCTCTTGATGCTGATCACCAACTCCGAGTGGAGCTACACCAAGTCGATTCTGGAGTACGTGCTCGATCCTGCGCTACCGAGCGGACAGACCTTTCGCGACGTCTTCGACGTGCTGATCGTCGCAGCCAGCAAACCTGGCTTCTTCACCGCTCAGAATCCGCTCTTCGAGCTCGTGGACGACAGCGGACTGCTCAAGCCGAGTCGTGGCCCCCTGCGCAAGGGGACTGCGTATCTAGGGGGCAACGCACGCCAGGTGGAACGGGACCTGGAGCTACAAGCCGAGGACATTCTCTACGTCGGCGATCATCTCTATTCCGACGTTCACGTGACCAAAGACATGCTGCGATGGAGAACGGCGCTCGTGCTCCGCGACCTCGAGGCCGAACTCGACGCGCTGGCGAGTTTCCAGGACTCGCAGCTGCGCCTCTCACAGCTGATGGCGAGAAAGTCGGAGCTGGAACGCACGCTGGATGCGCACAAGCTAGCACTGCAGCGACAGAAGCACGGTCGAGGGCAACGGGGAGACGCCGATGGGGCCCATCGTGCGCTGTCGGAGTTGCGCAGCCAGCTCGATGCCCTGGACGAGGAGATCGCGCCTCTCGCGCGCGCCGCGGGACGCCTCAACAACCCGAACTGGGGCCTGATCATGCGCGCGGGCATCGACAAGAGCTACTTGGCACGCCAACTCGAGCGCTACGCGGACGTATACACTTCCCGCGTCTCCAACTTCTCCCTGTGCACGCCCTTCGCCTACCTGCGGGCGCCACAGGTGAACTTGCCGCACGACCAGGGACTGTCCGCGAGCGACTGAGCCCCCGCCCCCGGGCTGCATTCCTTCAACCCAGCTCCTGGTCCTTTCCTTGCGCCCGGGTCCCCTGCCGGGAGCGGCGTCGCTGCAGAATCAACTGGATGACGACGAGCAGCACGGAGACCCCGGTCAGCAACAGCACGTTGTCCGCAACGAACTGCCGCACGAGCGCCACCGGTCCGGCGAACACGTCCCCGAGTCGGCGCACGATCAAAGCCCACGTGACCGTGGCAGCCAAGTTGAGGAGCACGAAGGTGCGTACGGACATGCGCGACGCTCCCGCGAGCACGCACACCAATCCGACCGGAGCCAACATCAGCACCAGCCAACCGGCCCGCTCGAAGAGCGCTTCCACGCCGCGCACGAGGCGACCCGCTCCCCCCAAGCGACGCTCCACCCAGGCAATCGCGTCTTTGCCCCACAATCGACCAATGGCGAAGTAGAAGGGGTCCGGTAGAAACAGTCGCGTGACGGCCACCGCCAGGTAGGGCCCCAGCTCCGTGACGGGCGACACGAGGATGAGGTGGCGCGACACGGGATTGAGCGCGATGAGCAGCAGCGGGGCACTGACGAGCAGTTTCGGGGCGAGAGCCGTACCGGTGAGTGTCGCCGTGGTGGTGAGCACGATGGGCGCGAGCAGCGCAGACAACAGCGCCCGACCGCGGCGCGGCGCCTTACCGCCCGCTCGAGCCCCCTTCGCCGCACTCATGACACTTCCTGTCCCCGGCGAGGATTCGCGCTATTCTCGCTGCCGTGGCACGGCGAGCCCAGCGATACACCTTGTGGTTGCCAGTGCGGGTGGACGAACTCGACGCTGGCGTCGCCGTCGGGCACGATGCGAGCGCGCTGGGCTTGTCCATGGTTGCCGCCAGTCGGCTGGAAGTCGGCAGTCTGGTTCACCTCACTTTTCAACTGCCGCCTGGTTCTGACAACCTGCAGACGGTTACTGGACACGTGGTGCGCGTGGAACAAAACGTCGAGGACCCCGAGGGCATGTGGCCACACCGCATCGCACTTCAGTTCGACGACCCCGACCCGGAGCTGGAGTCGACGCTCCGAGACTTGGAGCGGAGGGGGATGGCAAAGAAGAAGTGACGCCACGCTCACGGCAGGCGCCGCAGGACCCCACGTCCCCGCCACGGTATCGTTCGCGATTCGAACAGTAGGTCGGTACCGCGAAACACCCCTACCGCGTCGTAGGCCACACCCGTTTCGTCCGTAGTGCGTACCGCCACGCGCTCACCCAAGGCATCGACCACCTTGTACTGCCGAGTCGTGTCGACTCCCACACCTGCTGCACGCACGGACGGGGATTGGAAGGTGATGACCATGTGATTCAGCTGGGCGGATAGGAGCGCTGCAAGCATCGGCTCCGCTCGGACTTCGGGTTGAAAGTCCACCAGTAGCCAGCGACCTTCCAGACGCTGGGTGGCGTTGGCCCGCGCTTGGGCGCCCGCATCGACCGAGGGCCGCGAGGAGCCTCCGCAAGCCGTGAGAAGCGGAAGGGCAACGAGGAGCCATGCGCGACGGGTCAGGGTCATCCTGCAGTCTTCCTAGCGCAGCGGAGGAAGGGCGGAAACCCGCTCGCGATCTTCCTCGTCCAAGAACGGCAGGTAGCGTTCGAGCACCAGGAAGTGCTCGACCTCGGCCAGAGCAAAGGCCTCGGCCTCGAACAATTCGCGGGCGGCGGCCAGCAGCGCCATGTCTGGTCGTTGGACGAACGCAGTGCGGATCTTGTTCACCAGCTCCGGCGACAATTGCCTGCTCGCGATCAGTGCGTCCGAGGGAACAGGCCCGTGTTCGAGCAGGACGTGTACGGAAGCATCCCCCCAACCCGCTCGCCGTATCGCGCCCTCGGCGTCTCGATGCACGTAGGTGGCCCCGACGTCGGCCTCCCCACTCAGCACCGCGCGCACGACTTCCGAATGCGATCCGTGGAAAGACTGCAGTGGAAAGAGCCGTTCGGGATCCCAGCCCGCCGCTCGCAGCCCGGCGCGCACGACCAAGTAGCCAGCCGCGCTGACCGGATCCACCCAGGCCGCGCGGAAGCCGCTGGCGCCTGCAAGATCTGGCGGCGCATTCTGGGGCCGGCAAAAGAGCGCGCTGGTGAAGACGGCCGTCCCCATTCGAAGCGGGAGAACGAGGGGAACGGCAGCGTCAGCGGTCAGGACGCGGTAGGCCGCGACGGGCGGCATCCACGCCAAATGCGCTTCCCCGAGCGCGACGCGTCCGCTGAGTTCCAGGTAGTCGGGGAACGTCGTGACCTCGACGGGCACGGCCAGCACTCGAGCCAGGGCCCGCGCAAAGAAGTCCTGACGCATGCGCACGATGGCGGCAGTGCTGTGCCGCCCGGACGTGGTGGCGGCGCCGGGGACCGTGGCAATGCGAATCGGCTCTGCCATGTTCCCCATGCGCTTCGTGGTTCAGCCCGTCCGGCGGATCAGATGGTAGCCGAAATCCGTCTCCACGATCCCACTGGTCGCACCGACGTCCATGCCGAAGGCGGCCTGCTCGAAGGGCGGCACCATTTGCCCGCGTCCGAAATTCCCGAGGTCGCCTCCCTGTTTTCCAGACGGACAATCCGAGTGCTGTTGTGCCAAGGCCGCAAAGTCGGCGCCGCCGTCGATCTGGCCCTTCAGCTCCTGAATCAACTGCTGCGCCTCGTCCTTGCTCCGCGTCGCGGTGGAGCGCGCGGACCCGGCGTACATGAGTAGGATGTGGGAAGCGCGTACGGAATCGGCCATGAATCAGGTGTCTCCCTTCGTTGCGTCGGTCGACGCACGGCGCCACGGTAGGGGAGGCTGAGGCTCGCGGCAAGACGGAGGGTTTGACCCAGCCCGCGCCTCGGCTAAACGTGAGGGCGTCGACATGCGTCCCTGGTGGATTCTGGCTCTGGGCCTCAGCGCATGCTCCCCTCCGGCGGAGCCGCGGCCGCCCACTCCCCGGCCAGCAGCGGATCCCATTGCACTGCCTTCGTGGTGCACGGCAGTGGAGCGGGCCTCCGGCGGGCTCGGGGACTTCCGCTGCATGAACGTGCCCAACTACCTGGTGACGGGGTTCTTCGGGCCGGCGCACAACCCGGAGCGATCCGATTTCGAGAATGCATGCTTCGGGGGCAACACGGACGCCGCGTCGCGGCTGCGCCTGTCCGTACGTCCTGCGGCCAGCCTGAGTCTGGAGTATCGAGCGGTGCAGCGTTTGGGCGCTGGCGGCCAGCTGGACCTCGGGTTCCTGGGACCTTGGGCGCCCCGCCTTGGCGCGCAGCGCACGACCGCCAAGACAGCGTGCGTTCGTGTGGAGCTACAAGACGCGGAGATTCGCGTCCTACCCAGCGTCGCCGAAATCCTGCGACAGCAGTACGCCGAGAGCGCGGCCGAGAGCGAGCTGCATCGCTCCCTCGAGGCGTGCATCGACACCTTTTGTGACCCGCAGGGCGAAGCGCTTTCCTACACCGCAAAGGTGCTGGCGGCGACGGTCGTGATCATCGTCAATGCAGACGAGCTCGAGCAAACCCAAGTGCAGGTGGGCGTGGGCAGCGCGCGATTCGAGCTCGACAAGAAGGCCTCCAAGACCGGCGAGCTGGTCCTGCGTGCGAAGGAAAAGCTGAACATCGCTGCTCTGGTGGAACCCGCAGCCCCTGCCTTCGCCCAAGCCAAGACCTGTGAGCTCGTGCGTCAAAGCCGCGCACGCACGGAGACCCTGAGTTCCCTGGGCAAGTTTTGCGCTGCGACGGCGGCAGGGCGCGAGCTGGCGGAAGCAGCGAAGCAAGCCTCGGGCATTCGCACTCTGCTCGACCGGGGCGGCTTCAGCGACAGCGAGCGAACCGCGCTGATGTCCACCTTGGGCGCGGTAGAGACCTTGGCACGAGAGTCGAGCAAGAAGAAGCCCGGAGCCGGACTGTGCCAAGGACGTCGCCTGGTGGAAGCCGTGTTGGGGAGTTCGGCCAAGGACAGTCGTGTGCACGTGACGCTGGTGGATCTGCTGGCGCCCATCGAGCACCGCATCGGCGACCTGGCGAACGAGCACTCCCTTCCCTGCGCCGATCCGCTTTGGTTCAAGGATCTGGATCGGGATGGCTTCGGGGATCCCAAAGCTTCCAAGCGCGCCGAGGCGCAACCGCCGGGGTACGTCGCCAACGGGCTCGACTGCTACGACCAAAACCCCGAGGCTCACCCGGGACAGGACCGCTACTTCGCACAGCACCGCGGGGACAAGAGCTTCGACTACGACTGCGATGGGCGCGATTCGAAGAAAGACGACGTCGTGAGCGAGGGCTGTCGCTCCAGCACGACCCTCGGCATCGTCACCAAGTGTTGGGCAGATGTCGGCTGGCAGAGCAAGACTCCCGAATGTGGCCAGCAGGGCAAGTGGCTGGCCTCTTGCGACGAGGGCACCCTCAGCTGCTCACCAGCCGAGGAACCCCGCCGCGTTCAAGAGTGTCGCTAGCGCAGGTCCTGCTGGCGTTTGCGTGGCGCCGGAGTGCGCGGAGCAGTTGTGGCGCGGCGCCTGCCGTGGTGCGCTAGCCACCATGCTCCGCGCGTTCTGCTGTGTGTCGCTCCTGGGTCCCGCCCTCTTGGTCCTCGGGTGCACCGAGAACCAGCCCCCTCGTCCTCCTCCCCCTCCCCCCAGCTGGGGCACGGATCTCCCTCCGCCGCCCGAACCGACTCCTGCCCCCGCGCCTCCCCCAGAGGCCGGAGACGTTCGTCTGGGGTCCGCGATGATGCTGGGTGGGCTGGGGATCTCCGAAGCCGCGTCCAGCGCCGCAAGCAAGGCCTTCGTGGCCAACTTCGAGAGCAACAAGTCGCTCTTTCGGCAGTGCTACGCGCGGGGTCTGAACCGGAACGCCTCGCTACAGGGCAGTCTCGATGTTCGCGTGGTGCTCAGCCGTGATGGCAGCATCTATGAACTCACGCCTACGCACGTCGGCCTCGACGACAACGAAGTCGTGCAGTGCATGGTCGACGTGTTCCGACGCCTGCGTTATCAGCCGCTGCAAGACGGTGAGTACTTCAGCGTGACGGCTCCTCTGAAGCTCAAGCCGCAATAGCCCCTTGGGGGCTCCCGGCGCTCTCGGCCGAACTCAGGCGAGTTCGCCTAGGGCTTCGTGCAGTTGAACATCCAGTTCACGCCGAGTTCGTCCTGCACCACGCCAAAGAGGGCTCCCCAAGGCGCGTCGAAGAGCGGGTGAATCGCCTGGCCGCTCTCCGCCAGCACATCGAAGCACTTCTTGGCTTGGTCCGGATCGTCGAGGTTCAGCGCGATGCGCACCACACCGCCTGGGGGAGGCATCTCGGCGTTGCCATCGCTCAGCATGATTGTGGCGCCTCCGAAGGCGAGTTCGGCGTGCATCACGCGGTGTTTCTCTGCCTCGGGGCAGTCCTGATTCATGTCGCCGAAGCGCTGTAGGCGCGTCACCTCGGCCCCGAATGCCGCCTGGTAGAGAGCGATGGCTCGCTCGGACTTGCCTCCCACGATCAGATAGGGAGTCGCTGCAGAAATCGTCATCGTCTGGTCCTTCCCGTGTTTTTGGAGTCGAGTTTCAGACTCCGGGTGGACGACAAACTCATCGGTGGGGGTGTGAAAGAAGACCGCATCCGGTCACCTTCCGCGGAAACAGGTGTTGGAGCGCTTCTGGGCCGAGGTTCGTCTGAGGATTGCCTGCGATGCGCTGGTGCTGGGCCGAGTTTCGGTCAAGAATGCAGACATGAGGCGAGTGGGGCTCTTGGGTGCGGGCGCGGGTGCGCTCGTCGTCGCGATGGCATGCGGAGAAAGCGACGGAGGAGGAGGTCCGCCAGTCGCGGGCTCGGGTGGGACGAACACGGGCGGCGCCGCGGGTGCGGGCGCGGTCGGCGTCGGGGGATCGAGCGGCGCGGGCGCCTTCGCGGGCACTGGAGGCATTCCGCCAGCAGACGCAGGCACCTGTCCGAACGTGACGGTGCCGAACGTCGACAGCGCCAAGATCGAACTGAGCCCGGGCAAAGACGCGTACAGCGTCGCCCTCGGCTGGAGCG
The DNA window shown above is from Polyangiaceae bacterium and carries:
- a CDS encoding VOC family protein, translating into MTISAATPYLIVGGKSERAIALYQAAFGAEVTRLQRFGDMNQDCPEAEKHRVMHAELAFGGATIMLSDGNAEMPPPGGVVRIALNLDDPDQAKKCFDVLAESGQAIHPLFDAPWGALFGVVQDELGVNWMFNCTKP
- a CDS encoding PilZ domain-containing protein, producing the protein MARRAQRYTLWLPVRVDELDAGVAVGHDASALGLSMVAASRLEVGSLVHLTFQLPPGSDNLQTVTGHVVRVEQNVEDPEGMWPHRIALQFDDPDPELESTLRDLERRGMAKKK
- a CDS encoding VTT domain-containing protein, whose amino-acid sequence is MSAAKGARAGGKAPRRGRALLSALLAPIVLTTTATLTGTALAPKLLVSAPLLLIALNPVSRHLILVSPVTELGPYLAVAVTRLFLPDPFYFAIGRLWGKDAIAWVERRLGGAGRLVRGVEALFERAGWLVLMLAPVGLVCVLAGASRMSVRTFVLLNLAATVTWALIVRRLGDVFAGPVALVRQFVADNVLLLTGVSVLLVVIQLILQRRRSRQGTRAQGKDQELG
- a CDS encoding peptidylprolyl isomerase, with product MADSVRASHILLMYAGSARSTATRSKDEAQQLIQELKGQIDGGADFAALAQQHSDCPSGKQGGDLGNFGRGQMVPPFEQAAFGMDVGATSGIVETDFGYHLIRRTG
- a CDS encoding PhnD/SsuA/transferrin family substrate-binding protein — its product is MAEPIRIATVPGAATTSGRHSTAAIVRMRQDFFARALARVLAVPVEVTTFPDYLELSGRVALGEAHLAWMPPVAAYRVLTADAAVPLVLPLRMGTAVFTSALFCRPQNAPPDLAGASGFRAAWVDPVSAAGYLVVRAGLRAAGWDPERLFPLQSFHGSHSEVVRAVLSGEADVGATYVHRDAEGAIRRAGWGDASVHVLLEHGPVPSDALIASRQLSPELVNKIRTAFVQRPDMALLAAARELFEAEAFALAEVEHFLVLERYLPFLDEEDRERVSALPPLR
- a CDS encoding HAD-IG family 5'-nucleotidase gives rise to the protein MSDDLSNRRVFANRTLNMRSIRAVGFDMDYTLVHYKVQVWEQRAYAHARDILAARGLPVAGLEFDPDLCTVGLVLDLERGNLVKASRFGYVTRAFHGTRPMSFADQRSCYAGSYVDLREPRWMFLNTLFSLSEATLYAQCVDLLDAGRLDGALGYEALYRVVRDAVDRTHMEDAIKAEIAKDPAPFIEPDPLLVPTLLDLKDAGKLLMLITNSEWSYTKSILEYVLDPALPSGQTFRDVFDVLIVAASKPGFFTAQNPLFELVDDSGLLKPSRGPLRKGTAYLGGNARQVERDLELQAEDILYVGDHLYSDVHVTKDMLRWRTALVLRDLEAELDALASFQDSQLRLSQLMARKSELERTLDAHKLALQRQKHGRGQRGDADGAHRALSELRSQLDALDEEIAPLARAAGRLNNPNWGLIMRAGIDKSYLARQLERYADVYTSRVSNFSLCTPFAYLRAPQVNLPHDQGLSASD
- a CDS encoding AgmX/PglI C-terminal domain-containing protein, whose product is MLRAFCCVSLLGPALLVLGCTENQPPRPPPPPPSWGTDLPPPPEPTPAPAPPPEAGDVRLGSAMMLGGLGISEAASSAASKAFVANFESNKSLFRQCYARGLNRNASLQGSLDVRVVLSRDGSIYELTPTHVGLDDNEVVQCMVDVFRRLRYQPLQDGEYFSVTAPLKLKPQ